The following proteins come from a genomic window of Meles meles chromosome 1, mMelMel3.1 paternal haplotype, whole genome shotgun sequence:
- the DMAP1 gene encoding DNA methyltransferase 1-associated protein 1 — MATGADVRDILELGGPEGDAASGTISKKDIINPDKKKSKKSSETLTFKRPEGMHREVYALLYSDKKDAPPLLPSDTGQGYRTVKAKLGSKKVRPWKWMPFTNPARKDGAMFFHWRRAAEEGKDYPFARFNKTVQVPVYSEQEYQLYLHDDAWTKAETDHLFDLSRRFDLRFVVIHDRYDHQQFKKRSVEDLKERYYHICAKLANVRAVPGTDLKIPVFDAGHERRRKEQLERLYNRTPEQVAEEEYLLQELRKIEARKKEREKRSQDLQKLITAADTTAEQRRTERKAPKKKLPQKKEAEKPAVPETAGIKFPDFKSAGVTLRSQRMKLPSSVGQKKIKALEQMLLELGVELSPTPTEELVHMFNELRSDLVLLYELKQACANCEYELQMLRHRHEALARAGVLGGPTTPASGPAPASAEPAVPDPGLGPDPTKDTIIDVVGAPLTPNSRKRRESASSSSSVKKAKKP; from the exons ATGGCCACAGGCGCGGATGTGCGGGACATACTAGAACTCGGAGGTCCAGAGGGGGATGCGGCTTCCGGGACCATCAGCAAAAAGGACATTATCAACCCGGACAAG AAAAAGTCCAAGAAGTCCTCCGAGACATTGACCTTCAAGAGGCCCGAGGGCATGCACCGAGAGGTCTATGCACTGCTCTACTCTGACAAGAA GGATGCACCCCCACTGCTACCCAGTGACACTGGTCAAGGCTACCGCACAGTGAAAGCCAAATTAGGCTCCAAGAAGGTGCGGCCCTGGAAGTGGATGCCGTTCACCAACCCAGCCCGTAAGGATGGAGCTATGTTCTTCCACTGGCGACGGGCAGCTGAGGAGGGCAAGGACTACCCCTTCGCCAGGTTCAATAAG ACTGTGCAGGTTCCCGTGTACTCAGAGCAGGAGTACCAGCTGTACCTCCATGACGACGCCTGGACTAAGGCAGAGACGGACCATCTCTTTGATCTCAGCCGCCGCTTTGACTTACGTTTTGTAGTAATCCACGACCGCTATGACCACCAGCAGTTCAAG AAGCGTTCTGTGGAGGACTTGAAGGAGCGGTACTATCACATCTGTGCCAAGCTTGCCAATGTGCGGGCTGTGCCAGGCACAGACCTCAAGATACCGGTGTTTGATGCTGGGCATGAGCGACGGCGGAAGGAGCAGCTGGAGCGTCTCTACAACCGGACCCCAGAGCAG GTAGCAGAGGAGGAGTATCTGCTGCAGGAGCTGCGCAAGATCGAGGCCCGAAAGAAGGAGCGGGAGAAGCGCAGCCAGGACCTGCAGAAGCTGATAACGGCGGCCGACACTACCGCGGAGCAGCGGCGCACCGAGCGCAAGGCCCCCAAGAAGAAGCTACCCCAGAAAAAGGAGGCGGAGAAGCCG GCTGTTCCTGAGACTGCAGGCATCAAGTTCCCAGATTTCAAGTCTGCCGGTGTCACCCTGCGGAGCCAGCGG ATGAAGCTGCCAAGCTCCGTGGGACAGAAGAAGATCAAGGCCCTGGAGCAGATGCTGCTGGAGCTTGGTGTGG AGCTGAGCCCAACGCCCACGGAGGAGCTGGTGCACATGTTCAACGAGCTGCGGAGTGACCTGGTGCTGCTCTACGAGCTCAAGCAGGCCTGCGCCAACTGCGAGTACGAGCTACAGATGCTGCGGCACCGGCACGAGGCCCTGGCCCGGGCTGGCGTGCTCGGGGGCCCCACCACGCCAgcgtctggcccggccccagcctctGCGGAGCCGGCAGTGCCTGACCCCGGTCTCGGCCCCGACCCCACCAAGGATACCATCATTGATGTGGTGGGCGCGCCCCTCACGCCCAATTCG AGGAAGCGACGGGAATCCGCCTCCAGTTCCTCTTCTGTGAAGAAAGCCAAGAAGCCATGA